In Desulforamulus hydrothermalis Lam5 = DSM 18033, a genomic segment contains:
- a CDS encoding lytic transglycosylase domain-containing protein, producing the protein MSFHHKPKRNVKINLLLLLALLLLWFNHRDIGRRWYPLQHQEVIYHYAAANKLDPLLVAAVIKTESNFNARATSPKGARGLMQIMPDTANWISQQIGGGPVAPDKLYNPEINISLGTWYLADLLDEFNGDLVLATAAYNAGRGNVRSWLNEQHWTGEHKTIDQIPFWETRQYIRRVLWNYKVYNYLYGGGNKPLYNTQSPSHRTGIGFAFAIT; encoded by the coding sequence TTGTCGTTTCACCACAAACCCAAGCGAAATGTTAAAATAAATCTCCTGCTGCTGCTGGCTTTGCTGTTGCTTTGGTTCAATCACCGGGATATAGGTCGCCGGTGGTATCCGCTGCAGCATCAGGAAGTGATTTACCACTATGCGGCAGCTAATAAGTTAGATCCCCTCCTGGTAGCAGCAGTTATTAAAACCGAAAGTAATTTTAACGCCCGAGCCACCTCACCCAAAGGAGCCAGGGGGCTAATGCAAATTATGCCGGACACTGCCAATTGGATTTCCCAGCAAATTGGGGGCGGTCCGGTAGCCCCGGACAAATTATATAATCCTGAAATTAATATCAGTTTAGGTACCTGGTATCTGGCAGACTTACTGGATGAATTTAACGGTGACCTGGTACTGGCCACCGCTGCCTATAACGCCGGCCGGGGCAATGTGAGAAGCTGGCTGAACGAACAGCACTGGACAGGTGAACACAAAACCATAGACCAGATTCCCTTTTGGGAAACCAGGCAGTACATCCGACGGGTGCTTTGGAATTACAAGGTTTATAACTATTTATACGGCGGCGGTAACAAACCGTTGTATAACACACAATCCCCGTCTCACCGGACGGGGATTGGTTTTGCCTTTGCAATAACTTAA
- a CDS encoding TetR/AcrR family transcriptional regulator yields MATRERIVLCFKKLSEERGFYGATVDELAARNNMSKRTIYRYFKSKEEIIEAVLQMTMLEIERGVLEILGSSENPIEKITGFVKFLSEKLRSFNPRIMGDLQRHYPEMWERVEKFRGEKIKYLAQIMVEGSKEGYFKEMNPTIVTASLLAAVRAVVNPTFILENNLTPEEAFKTIMHTFLYGIVAKDSLG; encoded by the coding sequence GTGGCTACCCGGGAGAGAATTGTTTTGTGTTTTAAGAAGTTGTCCGAAGAAAGGGGCTTTTACGGAGCCACTGTAGACGAACTGGCCGCCCGTAATAATATGAGTAAACGAACCATCTACCGGTATTTTAAGAGCAAAGAGGAGATCATCGAGGCCGTTTTACAGATGACCATGCTGGAGATCGAAAGGGGAGTTCTGGAGATTCTGGGCAGTTCGGAGAACCCCATTGAAAAGATTACCGGATTTGTTAAATTTTTATCGGAAAAATTACGCTCATTTAACCCCAGGATTATGGGCGATTTGCAAAGACATTACCCGGAGATGTGGGAAAGGGTGGAAAAGTTCAGGGGGGAGAAAATCAAATATCTGGCTCAAATTATGGTGGAAGGCAGCAAAGAGGGTTATTTTAAAGAAATGAACCCCACCATTGTTACCGCCTCCCTGCTGGCCGCCGTTCGGGCTGTGGTGAACCCGACCTTCATTTTGGAAAACAACCTGACCCCCGAAGAAGCCTTTAAAACAATTATGCATACCTTTTTGTACGGCATCGTTGCCAAAGATAGCCTGGGATAG
- a CDS encoding ABC transporter permease has protein sequence MSRILSVLHKEFLQMKRDRLTIGLVFMLPLVQLLLFGFAIQTEVKHIPTVVFDQSLSAESRELLESFTASGYFDITEVAGSYDDVTRMIDKGAVKVGIIFPPDFAVSVRKGETAPVQVLVDATDSMVSNSAVATANAIGLLKAQKVIVQKTGAITPPYDIRVRPWYNPDGITAYYMVPAILGIIVTMTMVMMTSMGIVRERERGTLEQLIVTPIKSYELMIGKIIPYIALGYVQITVALLVGTIVFGVPIRGSLLQLYLLTLFFITASLGLGVLISNLAKTQMQAMQMSFFILLPSILLSGFMFPRDAMPPVVQYLSNLIPLTFYLTIIRGIVLKGIGFSYLLPQVTALLVFTVVLMVLSIAKFKKKIA, from the coding sequence GTGAGCAGGATATTATCTGTGCTCCATAAAGAGTTCCTGCAAATGAAAAGAGACAGGCTGACCATCGGACTGGTCTTTATGCTGCCTCTGGTGCAACTGCTGCTGTTTGGTTTTGCCATCCAAACAGAGGTTAAGCATATTCCCACGGTGGTGTTTGATCAATCCCTGTCTGCTGAAAGCCGCGAACTGCTGGAGTCTTTTACGGCATCGGGCTACTTTGATATTACCGAAGTGGCAGGAAGTTATGATGATGTAACCCGTATGATTGATAAAGGTGCCGTTAAAGTAGGGATTATTTTCCCGCCTGATTTTGCCGTAAGCGTCAGGAAGGGGGAGACAGCGCCGGTGCAAGTCCTGGTTGATGCCACCGACAGCATGGTTTCCAATTCCGCCGTCGCCACCGCCAATGCCATAGGACTTTTAAAGGCACAAAAGGTTATCGTCCAGAAGACCGGCGCTATCACCCCGCCTTATGATATACGGGTGCGTCCTTGGTATAATCCGGACGGCATTACCGCCTATTACATGGTTCCGGCCATTTTGGGGATTATTGTCACCATGACCATGGTGATGATGACTTCCATGGGGATCGTCAGGGAGAGGGAGCGGGGAACACTGGAACAGTTAATCGTAACTCCCATTAAATCATATGAACTAATGATCGGTAAGATCATCCCCTACATTGCTCTGGGTTATGTGCAGATTACGGTGGCCCTGCTGGTGGGGACCATCGTGTTCGGGGTACCTATCCGCGGCAGCCTGCTGCAGCTGTACCTGTTGACCTTATTCTTTATAACCGCTTCACTGGGCCTGGGGGTCTTGATTTCCAACCTGGCCAAAACGCAGATGCAGGCCATGCAGATGTCCTTTTTCATCCTGCTGCCCAGCATTTTGTTGTCCGGTTTTATGTTCCCCAGGGATGCCATGCCGCCGGTTGTACAGTACTTGAGCAATTTGATCCCCTTAACCTTCTATCTCACTATCATCCGGGGCATCGTATTGAAGGGCATCGGCTTTTCTTATCTCCTGCCGCAGGTGACGGCCTTGCTGGTGTTTACGGTGGTACTGATGGTGCTCAGTATTGCCAAGTTTAAGAAAAAGATTGCTTAG
- a CDS encoding ABC transporter ATP-binding protein, which translates to MDYVVTTSKLTKTFGFFTAVNQLSINIRPGEIYGFLGPNGSGKSTTIRMLCGILEPTSGSGKVLGFDLATEAEKIKPHIGYMSQKFSLYDDLTVYENLNFYAGLYSVPWRERQHRIQEMVEMANLTGREKELAANLSVGWKQRLALGCAIISKPAILFLDEPTSGISPTSRKMFFNIIQRLANEGTTVMVTTHFMDEAERCSSIAFISEGSLIANDTPDNLKNKVIEGVLAELEIEDPMGKLQEIEQLPYVKECSVHGALLHVLLEKEQNLVDLQTYTKARVNKITPSLEDVFIALSRKKRRVKAGEQDIICAP; encoded by the coding sequence ATGGATTATGTAGTGACAACCAGTAAACTGACCAAAACATTTGGCTTTTTTACTGCTGTCAATCAATTGTCCATCAATATACGTCCGGGAGAAATTTATGGCTTTTTAGGACCCAACGGTTCCGGGAAATCTACCACTATCAGGATGCTGTGCGGTATTTTGGAACCCACTTCCGGTTCAGGCAAAGTACTGGGGTTTGACCTGGCCACCGAGGCGGAAAAGATAAAACCCCATATCGGCTACATGTCACAAAAATTCAGTCTTTATGACGATTTAACGGTTTATGAAAACCTTAATTTTTATGCCGGGCTGTACAGTGTGCCCTGGCGGGAGCGGCAACATAGAATTCAGGAAATGGTGGAGATGGCCAACCTCACAGGACGGGAAAAAGAATTGGCGGCCAATTTAAGTGTAGGCTGGAAGCAGCGCTTGGCCCTGGGCTGTGCCATTATTTCCAAACCTGCGATCCTGTTTTTGGACGAACCAACCAGCGGCATCAGTCCCACCAGCCGCAAAATGTTTTTTAATATCATTCAAAGGCTTGCCAATGAAGGGACCACTGTGATGGTAACCACCCATTTTATGGATGAGGCCGAGCGCTGCAGCAGCATTGCCTTTATTTCTGAAGGAAGCTTGATTGCCAATGATACCCCGGATAATCTGAAAAACAAGGTGATTGAAGGGGTGCTGGCAGAGCTGGAGATCGAAGACCCCATGGGAAAACTTCAGGAAATTGAGCAACTGCCTTACGTGAAGGAATGCTCGGTTCACGGTGCCCTGCTGCACGTTTTGCTGGAAAAGGAACAGAACCTGGTGGATTTGCAAACCTATACAAAGGCCCGGGTCAATAAAATTACCCCGTCGCTGGAGGATGTTTTCATCGCTCTCTCCAGAAAGAAAAGGAGGGTGAAGGCCGGTGAGCAGGATATTATCTGTGCTCCATAA
- a CDS encoding ABC transporter ATP-binding protein: MIKTESLCKRFGALTAVDRVSLHVEAGDIFGLVGPDGAGKTTLIRMICGLITPDSGSIDLRIPRQLASDKGFFGYMPQKFSLYGDLTVMENISFFGSMYGLSREVIRQRADQILQITNLINFKQSYADNLSGGMKQKLALTCALISRPALLVLDEPTFGVDPESRKEFWKILYRLNREGMTILVSTPYMDEAELCKKVGFMNNGKLAAVETPKQLKANYPYRILEVKATTREPEIFNHLEEVIDTNFYGDKYHVVVTDRTRAEEAILATLSRQGIQLLSLQEIPPSMEDVFVALAELEVM; this comes from the coding sequence ATGATCAAAACCGAGAGCTTGTGCAAAAGATTTGGGGCGTTAACGGCGGTTGACAGGGTCTCCCTGCATGTTGAGGCCGGGGATATCTTTGGACTGGTTGGTCCCGACGGGGCCGGTAAAACAACATTGATCAGGATGATCTGCGGTTTGATTACCCCCGACAGCGGCAGTATAGATTTGAGGATTCCCCGGCAGCTGGCTTCCGATAAAGGTTTCTTTGGCTATATGCCCCAAAAATTTAGCCTGTACGGAGACTTGACCGTTATGGAAAACATCAGTTTTTTTGGCTCAATGTACGGCTTAAGCCGGGAAGTCATCCGGCAAAGGGCAGACCAAATTTTACAAATTACCAACCTGATCAACTTTAAACAAAGTTATGCCGACAACCTCTCCGGGGGTATGAAACAAAAACTGGCACTGACCTGCGCATTGATTTCCCGACCCGCACTGCTGGTGCTGGATGAACCGACTTTCGGGGTAGACCCGGAGTCCCGCAAGGAGTTTTGGAAAATTCTTTACCGGTTGAACAGAGAGGGAATGACCATTCTGGTGTCAACTCCTTACATGGATGAGGCAGAGCTTTGTAAAAAAGTTGGTTTTATGAACAACGGAAAACTGGCAGCCGTTGAGACTCCCAAACAATTAAAAGCGAACTATCCCTATAGAATATTGGAAGTCAAGGCAACCACCCGGGAGCCGGAAATATTCAACCATTTGGAGGAGGTTATTGATACCAACTTCTATGGGGATAAGTATCACGTTGTTGTAACGGATAGGACCAGGGCAGAGGAAGCAATACTTGCAACTTTGAGCCGGCAGGGGATTCAATTGCTTTCTTTGCAAGAAATTCCCCCCTCCATGGAGGATGTCTTTGTGGCGCTGGCGGAACTTGAGGTGATGTAA
- a CDS encoding HlyD family secretion protein, which yields MKKKALVIVLAVLLTAGSYWGYHRYGTQEEKVLTATGTIEATRVELSAKVFGTLGSLAINSGDPVKKGQLVGQVVRNDLVAQKERDALGVLKAEAQLRDLTSGARSQEITDAAAAVNIAQVGYEKARADLQRGEQLFKEGAISEDQWEKLSLDLKIKQNQLESARAKLSLLASGSRPDAITAAKMELERSRAVLKASEALLEDTKIISPINGTVLSKNREPGEFVQAGASVATVADLNDMWIKVYVPTDDLPKIKLNQKVRFTVSGSGQEYQGVIEEIASQGEYTPKTIQTKKERTNIVYGVKIRINNQDGTLKPGMPADVVFE from the coding sequence ATGAAGAAAAAGGCTTTGGTGATTGTCCTGGCTGTTTTGCTGACCGCAGGTTCTTACTGGGGTTATCACCGTTACGGTACACAAGAGGAAAAGGTATTAACGGCCACCGGTACCATTGAGGCCACCCGGGTGGAACTGAGCGCCAAAGTATTTGGAACCCTTGGCTCTCTTGCCATAAATTCCGGGGACCCGGTTAAAAAGGGTCAATTGGTCGGTCAAGTGGTTAGGAATGATCTGGTGGCCCAGAAGGAGCGGGATGCCCTGGGGGTGCTGAAAGCGGAAGCCCAGTTAAGGGACTTAACTTCAGGGGCCAGGTCTCAGGAGATAACAGATGCCGCGGCGGCTGTAAACATCGCCCAAGTTGGCTATGAGAAGGCCAGGGCGGACTTGCAAAGGGGTGAACAGTTATTCAAGGAAGGCGCCATCTCCGAAGATCAATGGGAAAAACTGTCTTTGGATCTCAAAATAAAACAGAACCAGTTGGAGTCTGCCAGGGCCAAGCTGAGCCTGTTGGCATCCGGCAGCCGCCCGGATGCCATTACGGCAGCTAAAATGGAACTGGAACGGTCCCGGGCTGTCCTAAAAGCATCGGAAGCGCTCCTGGAAGACACCAAAATTATTTCTCCCATTAATGGTACCGTTTTATCAAAAAACCGTGAACCGGGCGAATTTGTCCAGGCGGGTGCTTCCGTTGCCACGGTGGCGGATTTGAACGATATGTGGATCAAAGTTTACGTTCCTACGGACGATTTACCAAAGATTAAATTAAATCAAAAGGTGCGCTTTACCGTCAGCGGCAGTGGGCAAGAATACCAGGGCGTCATTGAAGAAATTGCCTCCCAGGGTGAATATACGCCAAAGACCATCCAAACCAAAAAGGAACGCACCAACATTGTCTATGGAGTAAAGATCAGGATAAACAATCAAGACGGAACGCTAAAGCCCGGCATGCCGGCTGACGTGGTCTTTGAATAG
- a CDS encoding [Fe-Fe] hydrogenase large subunit C-terminal domain-containing protein codes for MGLIYTGARCRDCYRCIKTCQLKAIRMNSNGAQGRLHAQVIDELCVHCGQCILACPQQAKKPVSDLKQVQQLISQGTPVVAVVAASFVSALPLPNPDVLPTLLRELGFAEVQETSVGAGLVTKKYLELGFAQPLIVSYCPVVVNLIERHYPELIPMLAPVVSPMVAQGRIIKSLNPDASVVYIGPCAAKRDEAQLLGLNDTVDYFLGFNELWAWAQTAGIAVEKLSPGSFQSFSPCHNRIYPVEGGMIWTVADELREAGENFITMSGLDNCIEFLKHLSRQTIVNPPKLMELWACKGGCINGPLSLCLEESLFMRQRKLLEYYNSSGECDFAIDNYKLPEIDLGRSFKNRKINLPLPSEAEIKAILARTGKHTPAQEFNCGNCGYDSCRAKAVAVYQGKAAVEMCIPYMRKRAESMSNLIISAMPNAVVVVGKNLDILEINPAAEKLFQTTASQVVGQRIFALMPATNFLKVIENGEMINATGNYPELGIITQEIIFPVKGTDAVVGIFVDITSENRRKEQFELIKSQTIRQAQEVIEKQMTVAQEIAGLLGEATAETKVQLGKLIKLMRQDNL; via the coding sequence ATGGGCTTAATATATACCGGTGCCAGGTGCCGCGACTGTTATCGTTGTATTAAAACGTGTCAATTAAAAGCTATCCGGATGAATTCCAACGGCGCTCAAGGCCGGCTGCACGCACAGGTAATTGATGAACTCTGCGTCCACTGCGGCCAGTGTATTTTAGCCTGTCCCCAGCAAGCCAAAAAGCCGGTGTCTGATTTAAAACAAGTGCAGCAGTTGATTTCTCAAGGCACCCCGGTGGTGGCCGTTGTGGCAGCCTCTTTTGTCAGTGCACTGCCCTTGCCCAACCCGGATGTACTGCCTACCCTGCTGCGGGAGCTGGGTTTTGCGGAAGTCCAGGAAACTTCGGTTGGTGCCGGGCTGGTCACCAAAAAATATTTAGAACTTGGTTTTGCCCAGCCGTTGATTGTCAGTTACTGCCCGGTGGTAGTCAATCTCATTGAACGGCATTATCCCGAACTGATCCCCATGCTGGCACCTGTTGTTTCACCCATGGTGGCTCAAGGCCGAATTATTAAATCCCTAAATCCTGATGCCAGTGTGGTCTACATAGGTCCCTGTGCAGCCAAGCGAGACGAAGCTCAGCTGCTGGGGCTTAATGATACCGTTGATTATTTCCTGGGATTTAATGAGCTCTGGGCGTGGGCGCAAACCGCAGGTATCGCTGTTGAAAAACTATCGCCAGGCAGTTTTCAAAGTTTTTCTCCCTGTCACAACCGCATCTACCCGGTGGAAGGCGGCATGATCTGGACAGTGGCAGACGAACTTAGGGAAGCCGGCGAAAACTTTATCACCATGTCGGGCCTGGACAACTGTATTGAATTTCTTAAGCACTTATCCCGACAAACTATCGTTAATCCTCCTAAATTAATGGAGCTGTGGGCCTGCAAGGGCGGCTGCATCAACGGCCCTCTCTCTCTCTGCTTGGAAGAAAGCTTGTTCATGCGCCAGCGCAAGCTGCTGGAATATTATAATTCCTCCGGTGAGTGTGACTTTGCAATTGATAACTATAAATTACCGGAAATCGATCTGGGGCGCAGTTTTAAAAATCGCAAGATCAATTTGCCGCTTCCCTCCGAGGCAGAAATCAAGGCTATTTTGGCGCGTACCGGCAAACACACGCCGGCCCAGGAATTTAATTGCGGCAATTGCGGTTACGACTCCTGTCGCGCTAAGGCAGTGGCGGTTTACCAGGGTAAGGCGGCGGTGGAAATGTGCATACCCTACATGAGAAAACGGGCAGAATCCATGTCTAACCTGATTATTTCTGCCATGCCCAACGCCGTCGTGGTGGTTGGCAAAAATCTTGACATTTTGGAAATTAACCCGGCCGCTGAGAAATTGTTCCAAACTACCGCCTCCCAGGTGGTTGGCCAGAGAATTTTTGCCCTGATGCCCGCCACCAACTTTCTAAAAGTAATTGAAAACGGCGAGATGATCAATGCCACCGGCAACTACCCTGAACTGGGCATTATTACCCAGGAGATTATCTTTCCGGTTAAAGGCACGGATGCGGTGGTAGGCATATTCGTTGATATCACCTCAGAAAATCGCCGCAAGGAACAGTTTGAACTGATTAAGAGCCAGACCATCCGGCAGGCACAGGAAGTTATTGAAAAACAAATGACAGTGGCTCAGGAAATAGCGGGCCTGCTGGGTGAGGCCACCGCTGAAACCAAGGTGCAACTGGGTAAATTGATAAAGTTAATGCGGCAAGATAACCTGTAG
- a CDS encoding SpoIIE family protein phosphatase, whose translation MKICLDIGVAQLKKYGEELCGDSVEIVRSQQADLVVVSDGLGSGVKANILSRLTTKTAATMLRQGAEIGEVIDTVARTLPIDKTINAAYSTFSILQIEKNGQLYLVEYDNPAVFIGNRNKMFTPRREERLIAGKKIYEYSFDVDDQDWLVLTSDGVINAGLNGRMNVNWNWERIGSFIEDSYAEDKSARDWAAEIAGLCNTLYGGKPGDDVTVAVVKVRHPLYLTILIGPPQRKEDDRPVVRKLMEAPGAKVVCGGTTGEIVSRILGRKVFIDLSSVVEGVPPVGMLPGIDLVTEGAVTLVQTLEHLKLNTDLKQLKDAPDGAGRLAALLKKADRIHFMVGQAKNEALDCHDVPAIYAYKHHVIKDMIKTLREQGKNITEEYF comes from the coding sequence GTGAAAATTTGCTTAGATATTGGCGTGGCTCAACTTAAAAAATACGGGGAAGAATTGTGCGGTGACAGTGTAGAAATTGTGCGATCCCAACAGGCTGATCTGGTGGTGGTATCGGATGGTTTGGGCAGCGGTGTCAAAGCCAACATTCTGTCCCGACTCACCACAAAAACCGCTGCCACCATGCTGCGCCAAGGTGCGGAAATAGGCGAAGTTATCGACACGGTGGCACGCACCCTGCCCATTGATAAGACCATCAATGCTGCCTACAGCACTTTTTCCATATTGCAAATTGAGAAAAACGGTCAACTTTACCTGGTTGAATACGATAACCCTGCTGTTTTCATCGGCAACAGGAATAAAATGTTTACACCACGGCGGGAAGAACGCCTGATCGCCGGCAAAAAAATATATGAATATTCCTTTGACGTAGACGATCAGGACTGGCTGGTTTTAACCTCAGACGGCGTAATCAATGCCGGCCTGAACGGCCGCATGAATGTAAACTGGAACTGGGAAAGAATCGGCAGCTTCATTGAAGATTCTTACGCAGAGGATAAAAGCGCCCGGGATTGGGCGGCAGAAATCGCCGGGCTGTGCAATACCTTGTATGGCGGGAAACCTGGAGATGATGTCACTGTGGCAGTGGTCAAAGTGCGCCATCCCTTGTATCTCACGATACTGATCGGCCCGCCCCAAAGAAAAGAAGACGACCGGCCGGTGGTGCGAAAACTTATGGAAGCACCCGGCGCCAAGGTGGTTTGCGGCGGCACCACCGGTGAAATCGTGAGCCGGATCCTGGGGCGCAAGGTTTTTATCGACTTATCTTCGGTGGTGGAAGGGGTTCCCCCGGTGGGCATGCTGCCGGGCATCGATCTGGTCACCGAGGGAGCTGTTACGCTGGTGCAGACCCTGGAACATCTCAAGTTAAATACCGATCTCAAACAGTTAAAAGACGCCCCGGACGGGGCCGGCCGCTTGGCGGCCCTGCTAAAAAAAGCCGACCGCATTCACTTCATGGTTGGCCAGGCGAAAAACGAAGCGCTGGACTGCCACGATGTGCCGGCTATTTATGCTTACAAGCATCATGTGATTAAAGACATGATCAAAACGCTGCGGGAACAGGGGAAAAATATTACAGAAGAATATTTTTAA
- a CDS encoding NAD(P)/FAD-dependent oxidoreductase — translation MKNYDVVVVGAGPAGIFACYELALKAPHLKVLLIDKGRDIYQRQCPILQKKLTKCPPPTVKKETAGCMPACSVTNGFGGAGAYSDGKFNITTEFGGWLTDYLPPSEVLELIKYVDQINLQHGATTVISDPTTPAVKSIEKRGLGAGLKLLRAEVRHLGTEQNLEILKSIFEFLKKHIDMMFETEVEDIIVENKDDSIYIKGIVTKTKEEFYANKIVIVPGRDGSEWLTSLLKKHNLETINNQVDIGVRVETLDTIMEEINENLYEGKFIYRSSTGTTVRTFCSNPSGHVVIENHSGVMLANGHAYKDKNLGSNNTNFALLVSHKFSYPFDKPIEYAKAISRLANDLSNGSVLIQRFGDILRGRRSTEKRIKEGFVEPTLKEAVPGNLGLVLPYNTMKSIIEMIQALDSVTPGIASEHTLLYGVEAKFYSSRPLLNDRLETQITGLYCGGDGAGITRGLAQAGACGVRIARDIIQKLV, via the coding sequence TTGAAAAATTATGATGTTGTTGTGGTTGGTGCCGGCCCTGCTGGTATTTTTGCTTGTTACGAACTGGCTTTAAAAGCTCCTCATTTAAAAGTATTATTAATAGATAAAGGACGCGATATTTATCAACGTCAATGTCCCATTCTGCAAAAAAAACTGACCAAGTGCCCGCCCCCCACAGTCAAAAAAGAGACCGCCGGCTGCATGCCGGCCTGCTCGGTTACTAACGGGTTTGGCGGTGCAGGTGCCTATTCTGATGGCAAATTTAACATCACCACAGAATTTGGCGGTTGGCTGACAGATTACTTGCCGCCCTCTGAAGTATTAGAATTAATTAAGTATGTAGATCAAATCAACTTACAACATGGTGCCACTACCGTTATTTCCGACCCCACTACACCGGCGGTCAAGAGTATTGAAAAACGAGGGCTGGGAGCCGGCTTAAAATTACTGCGGGCCGAGGTAAGGCACCTGGGAACCGAGCAAAATTTAGAGATACTAAAGAGCATCTTCGAGTTTCTCAAAAAACACATTGATATGATGTTTGAAACCGAAGTGGAAGATATTATTGTGGAAAATAAAGATGATAGTATATATATTAAAGGCATTGTGACCAAAACAAAAGAGGAATTTTATGCCAATAAGATTGTCATAGTTCCCGGGCGTGACGGCTCTGAGTGGTTAACCAGCCTTTTAAAGAAACATAATTTAGAGACAATCAACAATCAGGTGGATATCGGGGTGCGGGTGGAAACACTGGATACCATTATGGAAGAAATTAATGAAAACCTTTATGAAGGAAAATTTATTTACCGTTCTTCCACCGGCACCACTGTGCGAACCTTTTGCAGCAACCCTTCCGGCCATGTGGTAATTGAAAATCACAGCGGGGTAATGCTGGCCAACGGCCACGCATATAAAGATAAAAACCTGGGCAGCAATAATACTAACTTTGCCTTACTGGTTTCACACAAGTTTTCTTATCCCTTTGACAAGCCTATTGAGTATGCCAAAGCTATCTCCCGGCTGGCTAATGACCTGTCTAACGGCAGTGTGTTGATCCAGCGATTCGGCGATATTCTAAGAGGCCGCCGCTCTACGGAAAAGAGAATTAAAGAGGGATTTGTGGAACCTACTTTAAAAGAAGCCGTACCGGGCAACCTTGGGTTGGTTCTGCCCTACAACACCATGAAAAGCATTATTGAGATGATTCAAGCCCTTGACAGTGTAACACCCGGCATTGCTTCAGAGCATACTTTGCTTTACGGGGTAGAGGCAAAGTTTTACTCTTCCCGCCCCCTGTTAAACGACCGGTTAGAAACCCAAATAACCGGCTTATACTGCGGCGGCGACGGCGCCGGCATTACCCGCGGCCTGGCCCAGGCCGGGGCCTGCGGTGTTCGCATCGCCAGAGATATTATTCAAAAACTGGTTTAA